The sequence CACGCTGAGCACGACGCGATCGCTTGTGAATAGCTCGGGCGATTAGTTCCTTTCCAGTTCCCGTTTCACCCGTGATGAGGACCGTAGAGTCTGTGGGCGCGACTTTTGTAACGCGGGCAAGGACCGTGCTCAATGCAGTCGACTCTCCCACAATCTCTTCAAACATGGAAGAGCGATCCACTTCCTCGCGGAGTGCAACATTCTCGTTTTGGAGGCGCTGTTCAGCCACCTTGCGGTCGTCGATGTCGGTTGCGGTCGCGTACCAGCGGATAATCCGGCCTTGCTCGTCTTTCAGTGGATTGTACCGACTGAGGAACCAACGATACTTGCCATCTCTTCCGAGGACCCGCTGTTCGGTCTCGAACGGAACACCCTTCGGTAGCCCATTTTGCCGAATGATTCGGAACCTCTCCACATCATCAGGATGAATGACACGGTCGCGGAAACTTTCGGCCTGCACCTCCTCAAGCGACAGACCCATGTACTCGAGCGTTCGCTGATTTAGATAGATCGGCCAGCCTTCGGGGCTATAGACGATGATCAGTTGCGGAATGACATCGGTAATGCGGCGAAGCTCATCTTCATCTTGCCGGCGTTTCTCCTCTGCTTCTTTTGCCGCGCTGACATCTATTGCGGCGCCCAAAAATTCGAGGTTGCCCGATGCAGTTGTCAACGCGCGAGCGGCAACGTAGAGATGCTTGATTAAGCCGTCCGGCATCAGCCAACGGTATTCAAGATGAAAGTCGGCTTTTGTCTCAGATGCCCGGATGAGAGCCTCTTGCACACGACCTCTATCATCGGGATGAATTCGTCGCAGCACCATCTCCAACGTAAGGTTTGGCGCTCGATCATGTTCAAAGATATTGTAGGTTTGCTCGGACCAGTAGACTTCTCCACTAGCAGCACTCCAGCCGAAGCATCCAGTCCCAGTCAGGCTCTGTGCGATAGACAGGAAAGTCAGGTTGCGTTGTAGCTCCAAATAGAGATCAGCGTTCTCCAGCGATATCGGCAATTGCAGGTTCATGGCGAGCACAGCAACCGGTCTCCCTCACACATCCCGGTGACAGGATGCGCTGACTAGTTCCTCTTTCTCTGTTTTATCAGTTGCAGCATGGATGAAAAACGCACGGATGTGACAAACTTTCGCTGAAAGTCACTGATTTATAGAACTCATCACGGTAATAAGAAACTACAAATATCCCTATCACCAACCTTAGACTCTAACCTCTAGTGAAAGACAAAGGAGCAACCGAATGAGCGAACAGCCGCGCACTAACTATCTCGAAAGCAACCGCCAAGGCTCGCCTGTATAGAGCGCGTCAACGGCTTTAGACGGCACATCGCCTCAACGTTCCGTAAGGCCGCTGACGCAGAGCATCTGAGAGAGGCAACTCCACTTTTTTGTGGGTGTCACTCAGCTTCCGGGCTGGGGACCCCCGCCACGTTCACTGATCGCGAATTGAAAGAAGAGGTTGTCATGAATCGTCGAGTCTTCACATCGAGTGGATTAGCAGCCGCATTTGCCGCGATGATCCCTAATGCGGCAGATGCACAGTCTAAATCTGCCCCAAGCCCATCCGATCTTGCGCAAGAACTCCCCAGCGCCCAGCCAGTGCCGGGGGTTTGTGCCAGTCTAAGCGAACTCCCTGAACCACCATCTGCG is a genomic window of Acidicapsa acidisoli containing:
- a CDS encoding sigma-54-dependent Fis family transcriptional regulator, producing MNLQLPISLENADLYLELQRNLTFLSIAQSLTGTGCFGWSAASGEVYWSEQTYNIFEHDRAPNLTLEMVLRRIHPDDRGRVQEALIRASETKADFHLEYRWLMPDGLIKHLYVAARALTTASGNLEFLGAAIDVSAAKEAEEKRRQDEDELRRITDVIPQLIIVYSPEGWPIYLNQRTLEYMGLSLEEVQAESFRDRVIHPDDVERFRIIRQNGLPKGVPFETEQRVLGRDGKYRWFLSRYNPLKDEQGRIIRWYATATDIDDRKVAEQRLQNENVALREEVDRSSMFEEIVGESTALSTVLARVTKVAPTDSTVLITGETGTGKELIARAIHKRSRRAQRAFVSVNCAALAPSLISSELFGHEKGAFTGATQRRIGRFELANGGTLFLDEVGELPLDTQIALLRVLQERELERVGGKERIKIDVRIVTATNRDLNVAQANGTFRSDLFYRLNVFPVHVPPLRERPEDIVMLLEYFLHRYAHQARKVFKSIDKHTLEFFKAYDWPGNVRELQNIVERSVILSPDDVFCVDNSWLPSIPCSKRIPQTRDDVSDDDSEHERKMIESALTQSRGRISGPRGAATVLGLPSSTLNSRIQKLKIRKSLFKLG